Within the Gemmatimonadaceae bacterium genome, the region AGCTTGTCCTTGATCCAGGCGATGTCGAGGAACACGCCACCGTGTGGAGATCCACGGCCGGCTTTGACCTCGCGGTTGATGCAGCGCGCGACGTGGTCGCGCGTCAGCAGCTCGGGCGGGCGCATGGCGTTCTTGTCGCCCTGGGTGTAGCGCCAGCCCTCCTCCGGGTCCTTCGCCGTCTGGTTGCGGTAAGGCTCGGGGATGTCCTTGTACATGAACTGCTCGCCCTTGCTGTTGAGCAGGATGCCGCCCTCGCCGCGCACGCCCTCGGTCACCAGGATGCCCTGCACGCTCGGCGGCCAGATCATCCCCGTCGGGTGGAACTGCACGAACTCCATGTCCTGGAGCGCCGCGCCCGCGTGATACGCCAGCGAGTGGCCATCGCCGGTGTACTCCCAGCTGTTCGACGTGATCTTGAACGCGCGGCCGACGCCGCCCGTCGCGAGCACGACGGCCTTCGACTTGAAGACCTTGAATCGACCGCGCTCGCGGTCGTACGCGAACGCGCCGGCCACTCGCTCGCCGTCCTTGAGTAGCGTGACGACCGTGCACTCCATGTGCACGTCCACGCCCTGGTGCACGCCGTGATCCTGCAGCGTGCGAATGAGCTCGAGCCCCGTGCGGTCGCCGACATGCGCGAGACGCGGATATCGGTGTCCGCCGAAGTTGCGCTGAAGGATTCGACCATCCGGCGTTCGGTCGAACAACGCGCCCCACCCCTCGAGCTCTTTCACGCGGTCTGGAGCTTCCTTCGCGTGCAGCTCGGCCATTCTCCAGTTATTCAGGTACTGGCCGCCGCGCATCGTGTCGGCGAAGTGGACGCGCCAGTTGTCGCGGTCGTCCACGTTGCCCATCGCCGCCGCCATCCCGCCCTCGGCCATCACCGTATGCGCTTTACCGAGCAGCGACTTGCACACGAGACCGACCCGCGCGCCGTTCGCCGACGCTTCGATCGCCGCACGGAGACCGGCGCCGCCGGCGCCGATCACCAACACATCGTGTTCGATCGTCTGGATTTCGCTCATCGCGCGCCCCGCCCACGCGATAGCGCGGGGCGTCTCATAGCAACCTCCAGTCGTGCCAGATGCCCATCGAGCACAGGCGGACGTAGACATCCGCGAACGCCACGCCGACGAGGCTCATCCACGCCCACTTCATGTGCCATCGATTGAGGCAGCTCGAGCAATCGTAGGCCACGCGGCGAACCGGATGGCGCGACAGCCGGTCTAGGAACCCGCCGACCATGTGGCGAAAGGAGTGGCAGCCGAGCGTGTAGCAGGTGAGGAGCGTCGTGTTGAGCGCGAGCACGAGCGTGCCGACGCCGATGCCGAAATGCCGTCCCGCCCCGTCGTCGAACCAGAGCGCCTTCCAAACGTCGTGCGCCAGGAAGAACAAGAACAGCACCGCGATATATAGGAAGTAGCGGTGGACGTTCTGGAGAATCAGCGGAAGGTACCGCTCGCCCAGGTAGCTCTTCCGCGGCTCGCCGACCGCGCAGTTCGGCGGATCGGCCCAGAACGCCTTGTAGTACGCACCGCGATAGTAGTAACACGTCACCCGGAACAGGCCGGGGAACGGCAGGATGATCAGCGCCGGCGAAAACGGCAGCAGCGCCGGCCACCAACCCGGCTTGGGCCCGAACCACGCGTGCGGCGAATCGCCGAAAATCTCCGGCGAGTAAAACGGCGAGAGGTACGGTCCGTAGGTGTAGTGTGCGTTCTGGAACGCGGCCCAGGTCGCGTAGACGAGGAAGCTGCCGAGGAGGATGAAAACGACGAGGGGCTGAAGCCACCATGCGTCGCGCCGCTGCGTTTCACCGAAACCGCGGTGAAGGAGCGGGAGCGGTGCATGCGCCATGGAGTTCCGATGGGTTGAATGGGAAGGAGAACCGCCGAGCTTGAATGTATCGCGTACGAGGCTCGAATCGCGCCGGAAATGGACTGCGGACGCCGCGCAGCGTCAATGGCTCGAACGCCGCTCACGGCGTGCGCCGCGGGTGGTCCCGGTCGTCGAAGATGAAGGGGAATTCGATGACCTGAGCCACGGGGCAGCCGCGGATCGTCGCCGGGTGGAACGTCTGATCGCTGAGCGCGACGATCGCCGCGCGAGCGAACACGCTGGCGCTCGCGCGAACCACCTCCACCGTCTCGAGCGCGGCCTTGCCATCGCGATCGACGACGAATCGCAGCACGGCTTCGCCGTGATCGAGGTCGTCGGCGCGCGCCGCCTCCGGAAACGACAGTTGACGCCGAGTCAGCGAACTCGCGTCGTGAACGAGCATGACGGGAAACATCCCCTCGGCGAGACGACGCGAGTCATCCAGTGAATCGGTCGAAACGCGGATCTGAAGGTGCCACGAGCCGCCGAAAGGCGGGTTCAACGCGTTCGTCATCAATGAAGCGGTGCGAATTGCCCTGACCATCGCGGAGTCGAACCCCGGCAAGAGCGAGGCACGGACGACGACGGGTCCATTGATCGGGCCCGCACGAGACAATTCGATCCGATAGGTCCCGTGGATGCTGACCTCGCGCCTGACACCGGTGCTGTCCGTCGGGGAAGAAATGCGGAGCCCGCCGACGAGCGACGGTCCTTCGAACACCGACAGCCGAAACGGGCGTGGGGCCGAAAAGCCACGCAGGATCCGCGTTTCCATTCGGCCGCGGTCCACCGCCAGCCAGTCGTAGTCCGTCTGTTCGATGAAGATGAAGATCGCGGTCGACGTCGAGTCCACGATGGCGGCCCTGCTGCCCACGATGGAATCGCACCGGGTGCTGTCGGGAGCTCTCTGCGCGGCGACACGCCCCGCCGCCGACAGTGACGTCAGGGCAATGGCGATCCGGCGCACGATCGTCGTTCGAAACGAGCGTCGTGTCATGTCGCGAGCTCTTTTCTCGCCGACCCGCGCCGCCGTCGCTCGGCGAAAAACAGCGTGGCGCCTACCGCGTTCAGCCCGACCACCACCCCGGAAATCTTCACCGCGAAGCTCAACCAGCTCGTCACATCGATGATCGGGAAGATCGACAGCACCACGTAGAGGAGCGAGACCGCGAATCCCGACGCCGACGCTGCTCGCAGCCAGAGCGGCATTCGCTCGCCCTGCCCACGAAACGCCACGAGCGGAATCGCGAACAGCACGAGATACGTGAGCGCGTAGAAAATGCCCGCCGCGTTGTCCAACAGCTGAAACGCCTCCTGCTCGCCGACGCCGGCGATCCCCGCGGCCCCGAACAGCACCGACGCGATGCCGACGAACAGGATCGAGTTCACCGGCGTCCGGTATTTCGGATGGAGCTTCGTGAACCACGCCGGCAGAAGACTGTTCCACCCGGCGACCATCGGCATGCGCGACGTTCCCGTGAACACGATGCTCGAGTTCGCGATCGAGCGGACCGTGAGCAACAGAATCGCCGCTCCCGCCATCGTCGCGCCGAACGTGCTCGCGCCGAATCCGATGCTGAATACCTGCGGGATCGGGCCGATGAGGTTGATCTTGTCCACCGGCACGAAGGCGAGCACCGCGCTCGTGCCCAGGATGAACATTGCGGCGATCACCGGCGCCGCGATCAACGTCGCGCGGCCGATCGAACGCCCGGCGTCTTTCGTCTCTCCCGCCAGCACGGCGACGTACTCGAATCCGCTCAACGCGCCGAGCGCCATCTTGCCGAACACGTTCAAGCTGAAGAGCGACAACGCCGGGAGCGCGACGGCGAACGGGTGATAGTTCGGCAATGTCCCGCGCGCCATGTGCACGAACGGCAGCGCGATCAGCACGGCGAACGACGCCATCAGCGTGATGCTGCCCGCGTTGTGCAGCCATTTGCTCACCCGCAGCCCGAGCGTCGCGATGATCATCAGGGCCGCGATCAGGATGGCGTTCAGCAGCATGATCACCGTCTTGTTGCTCGCGAGCCACGCGCCGCTCGGCCCGACGATGTACGACAGATTCGTCCCGAGCAGCAGCCCGACCGATGCGATGAGCACGACGGCGTACAACCAGAGATTCCACACGACCATGAACGCCGCCAGCTCGCCGAGTCCGAGACGCGCCCACTGATAGAGGCCACCCTCGAGCGGCATTCGCTTCGAGAGCGCGATGACGACCGCGGCTTGCGGCAAATAGAAGAACGCCATCGCCGCCAGCCAGAAGATCAGCTGCGAATGTCCGAGCTTGGCCGCCGTTCCCACCCAGATCGTTCCGACGACGTACACGATCTGCTGCAGGACCAGATCGCGAAGCCCGAGCTCCTTCTTGAGCGACGCGCTCTTTTCCTCGACGCCGCTTTCTCGAGCGGCGGGCGATGGAGGCGATCGAGTCTCGACGGCGGTCATCGGCCCGTGATGGTGGGCGCGCGCCACTCACGTGTCACACGCGCTGATTTGACGTAATCGAGCTTGGGAAAACCGCGCGTCAGATACGCGTTCCCCTGTCTCGTGATCGAATCCTGCGCGGGTCCTTGGCCGCGTCCGCCCGGCCGCGCCGCTTCGCCGTAACCGGAGTACAACGAATCGACGACGCTCATCCCGGCGATCACCTCCGCCACCGGGGGAAACCCGAAGCCGTTCAGCGTGTCGAGCCGAGCGTTGTCCTTGAGGTTGATGTAGAGCTGCGTCGTCCGCGTTCCCGGCCCGCCGCGCGCGTACGAGATCGTGCCGCGCACGTTGCTGTGATGCACGGGTTCGTCGGCGATCGCGCGCACTCGCCACGCCGCCGTCCGTCGCGGGTCCGCCGCAAGTCCGAACTGCGCGACGAAATCCTTCACGACCCGGAAGAACCGCGCTTCGTCGTAGTAGCGGTCGCGCACCAATGTGTAGAGCCGGTCGGTGCCGTTCGGCGCCCACGCCTTGCGCGCCATCACGTCGAACGCGCCGCGGCTCGTCTCGAAGCGCACGACGAAGCTGTCGGGCACGGCGACGTCGAGGTCCGTGCTCGAATGACCCAACGCGCGCGAGCACGCTCCCGCGGCGATCGCGAACACCGCGGCGGCCGCCGCGACCAGCCTCCGCCGAGATTGGGCGCGATGCGACCGGTTCACTTGCTCGGCGGTTGCGGCGGACCCGCGGTGAGCGCGTCCGACACCCGTTCCCGCTGATGCGCGTTGATGCTCGTCAGCAACCCGACGAGGTTGGCGTTCTCGATCAGCGTTCGCTCACGCTTGATCGTCTGCTCCTGCGTCGCGTTCACGAGATCCTTCCGATCGAGATGCGCTTCGTCGGCGATGCGGGTCGCGGAGTCGGGGTAGAGAAACACCTCGAGACGCGCGAGCAGGCCGACTTTCACGACGAAGCTCGCGGCGCGTTGTCCGATCGACTTTTCCTCGACCTTGGCCGTCGAGTCGAGATGCGGCGCCAACCCGGCGCGCTCGAGCCGATACAACACGCTGCACTCCGCCCACAAGCCATTCGCCGCACACGCCGAATCACCCGCGGCCGCGGCCACCGCCTTCGGAACGGTGGAGTCCCGATTCTGTCCGGCCGACGCGGCGTCCGCCTTCTCCTTATCCGACCTGGAGCAGGCCGTGACGAGAATCGCGACGGCGATGACGACGAGGTCACGCATCGTCAGATGATGCCGCCTCGGCTGGCGCCTCCGCAACGTCGGGCGCCGTTCCGCCGGCCCGCCCGGCGACGATCGTCGCCGCGGCGAGATCCGCCGTCACGTTCGCCGCCGTCGCGAAGAGATCCGGAATCGTGTCGGCGCCGATCAACAGCGCCGACCCCGAGGCGGGCACGCCGAACGAGGGAAGCATCGTCGCGAGCAGCAATATGCCCCCTTGAGGCACGCCCGGCGTCGCAAAGCTCAGCGCCGCCGCGGTGAGCGCGAGCACGACGAGCGTTCCCGCGCCAAGCGTGATTCCGTCGAGCTTCGCGAGAAACAGCGTTCCGATCACCCATGCGATAGGCGTCGTCGCCCGGAGCACCGAGACCGAGAGCGGCAGCACGAAGCCAATGACCGGCGCCGACAGCTCGAGCGACTCCGCCCCCTCGATCAACGGCGGCAGCGATGCGAGTGACGAGCTCGAGCTCACCGCGATCGTCTGTGCCGGAAGCGCCGCGCGCGTGAAGCGCGGCAACGCGGTTCGACCGGCGAAGGCGGCAATGGGATACAGCAGAAGGGCGAACAGGATCACCGCCGCCGAATAGGCGAGGACGTAGTAAATCATCGACTCGATCAACGAAGAGCCGATTCGGCTTGCGGTCGCGAGCACCAAAACGAAGACGCCGACCGGGGCGGCGACCATCACCCAGTGGACGATCGCTCGCGTGGCCCCGGCGATGGCGCCGAAGACGTCGATGAGCGATTGCCGCAGACGTTCGTCGATGCGTCGAGCGGCGAGCGCAAAGAGGAGTGTGAAGGCGACCACCGGGAGCATCGCGCCGTCGGCGGCCGACTTCATCGCGTTCGCCGGTATGAGCGACGTCACCCACGCGCCGAAGCCCGGCACCTGATTCGCCCGCGTCGCCGTTTGGGTGGCGGCCGCGTTGGCTGACGCGCGGAGGCTGTCCACGGCGGCCGCCGACAGGTGCATGTCAGCGATGAGAGGCGGCCCGAGCAGAAGCGCGAAGGCTGCGGCGAAAAGGAGCAGGCCGACATATGCCCCCACGGTCGCGATACCCATGCGGCCCATCCGGTCTCCTTCCTTCGCGCTCGCGACGCCGACGAACAGCATCGAGATCACGAGCGGGAGAACCGTCATCCGGATCGCGTTCAGCCAAAGCTGGCCGATCGGCTCGAGGAAACCCACAACGCGAAGCGCGACCGGGCTCGCTGATGAGCCGATCGCGCTTCCGAGGATCAATCCCGCAATGAGACCGATGACTACGCGGTGAACGCGCATCGGTCCCGGTGACTAGCGCTTCTTCGTCGCTTTGCCCCGCGCGGCGGGCTTGCTGGTTCTGGCGGTCGCCTTCGCGCTCTTGGCTTTGGGCTTGGTGTGCGCCGTCGGTCGTGCGGCCTTGGCGCTCGCGGCCTTTCGAGCCGGACCCTTCTTTGCGCCCGCCCGTTTCGGAGCGGCGGCGGTCCGCACCTTTGACTTCGCGACTTTCTCGACGGCTGGCTTTTTGGCGGCGGCCGCCGGGGCCGCTGGTGCGGCTGCGGCTGCGGCCGCAGGCTTGACGGCTCCGGGAGGCAAAGGATTGGTCCGTGGGCGTCCGCCCTTACGAGCCAACTGCGCGTCGGCCAACATCTTCGCGAACGCTTCCTTCGCCTCCGCCATCAACTGCGAGTGGGAGATGCGACGCTCAGCCAGCGCGCGCTCCTTCTCCTGCCGATATATCGACAGGGCGGTTGAGCTGTCCATCTTGTCCGGATTATCGGGGGTCATTTTCGGTCCCCCAATCTAGCGAATCAGATGGTTCATAGGGAGTTCATCCGCGCGGCTTGACCGGTCGAAAAGCCGGCCTGAACCGCTCAGGACCCGCTATTCGGCCTGGCCGCCCGCCGAATCTGGTTGATCCCGTTGATCATCATCGCCAGCTCGGCCTGCTTGTCGGGATTCTCGCGGATGATCTCGTCGAGTAGCGCCGAGGCCGCGTCGTCATCCACCTGGGTCGGCTCGGCGGAGAACCGGCGGTTGTTCATGTGCCGCATCGGATCGATGTGAACCGGGTTCTCGAGTACCAGGTCGTGCCCCTCGTACTGAACCCGAACGGCGTAGAACTTCTTGCCGCTCTTTTCCATGTAGCTCACGCGAATGCCGTCGATCTTGGGCGGCCATTGCGGCAGCGGGCGCTCGTCGCCCTCGGTGGTGCGATAGGTCGTCGTGCCCGGCTGAAGGTTCGGATAGTTCGACTCGAACGACCCGTTGTACATGTAGGCGTGACGCATGAAGCCTCAGTTGCGGGTGAATGGCGCGATTTTGAAGTCCCGGAAACACACGGGCCAGCCGGCAACAAGATGTCCCGCCAAGCCGCGACGTGCCACCCTGAAACTGTATTCGCTGAGCGCGTCACGACCCAGTTACGGACCCCGCTGCGCGGCGCTTCCCCCTGTCCCGCCCCCCGCGCCAGACTCGCGATCCGCATCGAGCCACTCCCGCGGATTCCAAGTCACGGGCATCGCGCCAACGCGTTCGAAGCGAATGCGCGGATCGTTCGACTGCACGAGCGCCATGAGCCGGCGTCCGGTGAGCAGGAAACGCCGCGACGTTGATTCGATGCTGTCGAGGATCGTTTGCGCCAGATGCGGCTGCGCCCTGGCGAACGCGTCGTAGCCGCGAAATACGATCACAAAGCCGCCGTCGTCCGGCACCGCCAGCTCGCCGAGGCAATCCACCCACGCCATGAGATTCGGCGCGTAGTGCGTCGGAAATCCGAGCACTCGTTTCGCGTCTTCGTGAAAAGCGTGCGGCGTGCTCCAACGCGCCGCCTCGAGCTCCCGAATGACGTAGCGCTCCTGACGGAACCAGCCGAGGTCCGCCGAGAGAATCGAATTTTTGTGGTAGAGCGCGACCGCGCCGCGCTCCATGAGCTTCCAGTCGAGCCGCGCGGAGTCGGCGGGAGCCTTTTCCTTTCGCTTGAAGAATGCCATCAGGATCTTGATGCGCGCAGCGCGGACCGAACGTTGACGATTCCACGCAGGAGGAAGACCGCGGCGAACGCCACGTCGAGAAGCCGCGAACCCGACACGGTGGTGCGTGGGGCCCAGAGAGGGCGAATCGCGACGAAGGTCCCGAGGCCAATGAGGATGACACCCAGGATGAGCTTGAGGACCGAACCGGGCTTCACAGTTGTCGAATGAAGTGGAGCAGGAAGTACTGGGACGAGACCACCGGGACCGCCAGCGGCAGCAGCTCGAGGATCCAACGACTTGGCCAACGGCCGCGCATCGCCGTACCGGCGAGGATCTGCAGCGTGCCGAACGCCCAGGCCGTGTACAAATAGTAGGCGCGGAGGCGCGACACATGGCCAACCTCGGCGCGCCAGTACATCGCCAGGAGAAGGCCGCCGAAGGTCAGCAGCAGTCCGATCGTCAAATTGGCCACGCCGACCACGCGCTCGATCTGGCGTTTGGCTCGCTCGAGATCCGGTTCGGCCTGGATCACGCCGTCGTCGGTATTGAGGGTTCCATTTCGCGGTTGTCGATTTCCGCCACCTTCGTTCGACGTAAGGGTAAGGAGGCGACACGGAGCCGTCGACCTTCACCACGTTCACCTGTCTGGGAGAGAAGACCACCAATGCGCTACATGATGATCGTGAAAGGTCCCGAGGACTTGACTGCTTCCGGACCGCCGCCGGCGGCGCTCATCGAGGCGGTCGGCAAGCTCGTCGAAGACGATGTCAAGAAGGGCAAGCTGCTGTCGTTCGGCGGTCTCAAGCCGACGTCGTCCGGCACGCGAATGCGCATCACCAAGGGCAAGATCGTCACGACCGACGGCCCGTTTACCGAGTCGAAGGAAGTGATCGGCGGATTCTCGATCTACAATTTCGCGTCGAAGGAAGAAGCGATCGAGGAGGTCCGCAAATTCACGGAATTGCATCGCGACCACTGGCCAAACTGGGAAGGCGAGGTCGAGATCCGGCTGATGTACGAGGAGGAGGACGACGTGCGGGCGGAGCAGATCGAAGGGAGTCGTGTCCTCGAGCACGCCGGCGGCGTCCGCGGTCACGAACCTCGTTGAGTCAGACCGCTTCTACGTCCCGTCGTTCGACCCGCAGCGGTACCCTCGCCACGGCGCGATCGTTGACGCGCACGTCGAACGTCCACGTGCCGGCGCGAGGGAACCCGACGGTCAGCGGAAGCACGAGGTCGTAGGCGAGCGGCAATCCGGCGACCGACGGCGAGTCGAACGTCACCGGTGTCGCCGTGAGGTTCACCATCTCGTTGCCGTCCTCGTCCACGATGTGCACGGAGATGCGTTGCCGCGCGCCGTAGTCGAGCGGTTCGATATCGAATCGCACCGCGAGCGTGACGTCGATCTTCCCGGGTAGCTCGGTCGCGTAGCGGCAGTTGTAGACGCCGACCACGTCGAGCTTGCCGTCTGCGCGCACCTGGGCACGCTCGGCAATGACGGCGATGGTCGGAATCATCGAACGACTGCGCCGCGCAATGAAACGCGCCGAATCGCGGCGCGGCGATGGGCTACTCGACCCATCCTTTGGCACGCCACTGGTCGTATCCCTTCCGCGTGAGGTCGGCCAGCTCCTCGAAGAGAGCCGGGTCGACCGCGGTGAAATTGAAGCATGCTTTTCCCTGCATCCGCTTTTTCAACGCCGCCGACATCGCAGCGTTCATGCCCGAATACACCGGCATGAAGTGGTAGCTGACGTAGTTTTTTCCGATCTTCGCGGCCGCGAACATGATCGGCTTTCTGTTCACGCCGAGCGTGTGGGTGTCCAGATAGTAGTAGTCCGACTTGTCGTGCACGGTCTTGAGGTTCGGCGCGTACGGCTTGAGAAGGGTCTTCAGCGCCTTGAAGACCGGAACGAACTCGGCGCGCGGGGGCATGGGTCCATGGCCTTGGGGAAGGTCAAGGTACCGACGGCGTGGACGGGCGGACAGGTGGACCAACGCGACGGCTCGGCGAGGGATCGAAAAGCGGACGCGACGCGCCTCGTTCAGACCTCGAACCGAGCATCAGTTAACCTGTCCAAATTGTTCCGATCGGCCACAAAGAACTATTTGCCCGGCTCTGCCCGATGTATTACTTTGGGGCGCAGCGACTCAGCAGTTTTTGGCGAACACGTTCCGGAACGCATTGGGGCCTTCGCACTTCGCGATGGGCCCTTTTTTCGTTCAGGGTCGCCGGGGCGGCCGATTTTTGGCCGCTCGAACGTACCCCTCGTGAGGGAGTTCACGAAACCTGTGGGTCGGTTTGTACGGCATGCCCGCTACTCCGACGACACAACAACACCTTCTTTGGAGTTAGCAATGGCACGTACGACCGGCACCGTGAAGTGGTTCAACGACGCGAAGGGCTATGGCTTTATCACGCCCGAGGGCGGCCAGAAGGACTGCTTCGTTCATCATTCCGCGATTCAGGGCGGTGGCTTCCGCACGCTCGCCGAAGGCGAGCGCGTTGAGTTCGACATCGTTCAGGGTGCCAAGGGCCCCGCTGCCGAAAACGTTGTGAAGGTCGGCCACTAAGGTTCTCCCGAAAGAACAGCGCCGGATCGACGCGAGTCGGTCCGGCGCTGTTCTTTTTTGGGCTGGCAAAATCCGAGGAATCACGGCCGTCGCACTCTCGCCTGACGCAGCTTCCGCATGATGCTCGTGACCACCAGCAAGGTGAGGACGACCCACACCGCGACGAACGTCTGTTGAGTCTTTTCCGGTCGATCGGCGATGTGCATGGCGTAATAGACGCCTAGTACCGCCGCGTCGAGAACCACGACCGCGGCGATGAGCATGAGGAGATATTTCCGTACCTCTTGGGCGTTGACTGTCGGCATGCCGGCTTTGTGTCCGCGACGTAAGATATCTGCACCGCGCACTGCTTCCGCCAGACGATCTCCCAAAACTCCAACAACGCCCGCCCGCAAAACCGGTTCAGTGCCCCGCCCCGCCATTCTCTTCGACTTGGACGGCACCCTCCTCGACTCGATCGAGCTCATTCTCTCGTCGGCTCGATACGCCTTCGGCAAACTCGGTCGCGAGTGTCCGTCGGACGAGGAGTGGTTGCAGGGCGTCGGGATCCCGCTCTTCACCATGTTCGGGCGTTATGCGCGCGACGACGCGGATAAAGTCGCGCTGATCGCCGCATACCGTGAGCACCAGTTCGCCAACCACGACCGGCTGGTGCGACCCTACGAAGGAGTCCGCGAGCTGCTCGCGGACCTGCGCTCGCGCGGACACGAGCTGGCTGTCGTGACGAGCAAGTCCGAGTACCTCGCGATGCGCGGGCTCGCCCACGTCCGGCTCGCGCGGTTCTTCGACACGATCGTGGGCTGCGACTCCACCACGCGACACAAGCCCGATCCCGCACCCGTACGGTTGGCATTGCACCGGCTCGCGTGCGATCCCAGCGATGCGGTGTTCGTGGGTGACTCGGTGCACGACGTGATCGCGGGGAACGCGGCCGGCGTGGCCACCATCGCGGCACTATGGGGCGCCTTCGGCCGGCGCGATCTCGAACCCGGTGGTCCAACCGCTTGGGCCGAGAGAGTTTCTGAAGTAGCCGGATTACTCGTCAGCAGTCCACCCGGCGGCGTCCTCCTGCGGTGACAAGTCGCCGCCCCGGGTTCAAACCTTCCGCGACGTGGCACCATCCAAGTGACTGCACGGATGGAGCGTCCACGCCAATGGCTGCAGTGGCCATCATCGAAGCACAGTCGGGCCCAATCGGCAGCAACGATACGGACGTCGCACGAGCGGCCGCCGGGGACCGGCGCGCATTCGAGCGGGTCTACCACATCCACGTCAACCGGGTGTTTTCGCTTTGCACGCGGATGACTGGCGACCGGACGCGAGCTGAAGAGCTCACTCAGGACGTCTTCGTTCGTGCGTGGGAAAAGCTGAACCTGTTCCGCGGTGAAAGCTCGTTCTCGACGTGGCTGCACCGGCTCACGGTGAACGTCGTGCTCAATGCGCGAAAGACCGACAGCCGCATGCGGTCACGGGTCGAAGAGACGGACGACGACGACGGGGGAATCGATGCCCTGCCAGGCACGATCGGTTCTCCCCTCGCTCCCGGCGATCTCCTCGACCTCGAGGAAGCGATCACCAAGCTGCCGCCGGGCGCGCGCCGCGTGTTCGTGTTGCATGACGTCGAGGGCTACAAGCACGAAGAAATCGCCGAGATGCTCGGCGTAACATCGGGAGCCACCAAAGCGCAGTTGCACCGAGCGCGGCTCCTGTTGCGGGAGGCATTGAATCGATGACGCATCCGACAATCACCTGTGACGGGTTCAACGAGCAGCTCGCCGATTTCCTCGAGCGAGCCGTCTCCGAGCCGACGCGCGCCGCGATGGAATCGCACGCCGTAGGCTGCGACGACTGCGGTCCGCTGCTCGCCGATCTGCGCCGGCTACGCATCGACGCAACGAACCTCCCCGAGCTCACGCCCAGTCGCGACCTCTGGTCCGGCATCGAAAGCCGCATCCAGGCGCCTGTGCTCTCGCTCCCCGGCGCGCGCGACGTGCGCATTCGCCGCTGGCGAAATCCCCTCGTCCTCGGCCTCGCCGCCGCGGGACTGGTCGCGGTTACGGCGACGGTCACGCACTGGGCGGAGAGTGGTGGGCCGGTCGGCCAGTTGGCGGGAAGGCCGGAAACGAATAGCGCTCACGCGCCGACGGGTTCTCCGCCTGCCGTTGCGGCGCTTCCGGATTCCGCAGTCGCTCGCTCGCAATTTCCCGCGCCGGCGTCCCGCTCTTCCGGCCCAGCGGCCGAGCGGCCCAGCGGTCTATCGGTCCACCGGTCCACCGGTCAACCCGCTTCCCCGGTCCGCCTCGCCTCCAACAAACCCTCCGCCGAGCAGACCTACGATCGCGAGATCGCGGGGCTGCTCGTCGTCTACAACCAGCGGCGGCCCGACCTCGACTCGACGACCGTCGCCGTCGTGAAACGAAATCTCAAGATCATCGACGACGCGATCGCGCAGACGAAGCAGGCGCTGCGCCGCGATCCGGCAAGTCAATTCCTAATGGAGTCCCTGAACGACGCGTTCGACACCAAGGTCCAACTGCTCCGCAAGGTGGCGATGCTGCCGTCGGGAACGTGAGCATTCTCAGATGACCATGCACGACCTATCGCGGCGATGCCGCCGCACCGCGCCACTCCTCATCGCGTTCGCCGCGCTCGCGGCCTCCGCCGGCAACGCCGGCGCTCAGCAACGCAGCCGGT harbors:
- a CDS encoding FAD-binding protein, with product MSEIQTIEHDVLVIGAGGAGLRAAIEASANGARVGLVCKSLLGKAHTVMAEGGMAAAMGNVDDRDNWRVHFADTMRGGQYLNNWRMAELHAKEAPDRVKELEGWGALFDRTPDGRILQRNFGGHRYPRLAHVGDRTGLELIRTLQDHGVHQGVDVHMECTVVTLLKDGERVAGAFAYDRERGRFKVFKSKAVVLATGGVGRAFKITSNSWEYTGDGHSLAYHAGAALQDMEFVQFHPTGMIWPPSVQGILVTEGVRGEGGILLNSKGEQFMYKDIPEPYRNQTAKDPEEGWRYTQGDKNAMRPPELLTRDHVARCINREVKAGRGSPHGGVFLDIAWIKDKL
- a CDS encoding peptidylprolyl isomerase; translated protein: MNRSHRAQSRRRLVAAAAAVFAIAAGACSRALGHSSTDLDVAVPDSFVVRFETSRGAFDVMARKAWAPNGTDRLYTLVRDRYYDEARFFRVVKDFVAQFGLAADPRRTAAWRVRAIADEPVHHSNVRGTISYARGGPGTRTTQLYINLKDNARLDTLNGFGFPPVAEVIAGMSVVDSLYSGYGEAARPGGRGQGPAQDSITRQGNAYLTRGFPKLDYVKSARVTREWRAPTITGR
- a CDS encoding energy transducer TonB; protein product: MTRRSFRTTIVRRIAIALTSLSAAGRVAAQRAPDSTRCDSIVGSRAAIVDSTSTAIFIFIEQTDYDWLAVDRGRMETRILRGFSAPRPFRLSVFEGPSLVGGLRISSPTDSTGVRREVSIHGTYRIELSRAGPINGPVVVRASLLPGFDSAMVRAIRTASLMTNALNPPFGGSWHLQIRVSTDSLDDSRRLAEGMFPVMLVHDASSLTRRQLSFPEAARADDLDHGEAVLRFVVDRDGKAALETVEVVRASASVFARAAIVALSDQTFHPATIRGCPVAQVIEFPFIFDDRDHPRRTP
- a CDS encoding APC family permease, with amino-acid sequence MTAVETRSPPSPAARESGVEEKSASLKKELGLRDLVLQQIVYVVGTIWVGTAAKLGHSQLIFWLAAMAFFYLPQAAVVIALSKRMPLEGGLYQWARLGLGELAAFMVVWNLWLYAVVLIASVGLLLGTNLSYIVGPSGAWLASNKTVIMLLNAILIAALMIIATLGLRVSKWLHNAGSITLMASFAVLIALPFVHMARGTLPNYHPFAVALPALSLFSLNVFGKMALGALSGFEYVAVLAGETKDAGRSIGRATLIAAPVIAAMFILGTSAVLAFVPVDKINLIGPIPQVFSIGFGASTFGATMAGAAILLLTVRSIANSSIVFTGTSRMPMVAGWNSLLPAWFTKLHPKYRTPVNSILFVGIASVLFGAAGIAGVGEQEAFQLLDNAAGIFYALTYLVLFAIPLVAFRGQGERMPLWLRAASASGFAVSLLYVVLSIFPIIDVTSWLSFAVKISGVVVGLNAVGATLFFAERRRRGSARKELAT
- a CDS encoding barstar family protein, with the translated sequence MAFFKRKEKAPADSARLDWKLMERGAVALYHKNSILSADLGWFRQERYVIRELEAARWSTPHAFHEDAKRVLGFPTHYAPNLMAWVDCLGELAVPDDGGFVIVFRGYDAFARAQPHLAQTILDSIESTSRRFLLTGRRLMALVQSNDPRIRFERVGAMPVTWNPREWLDADRESGAGGGTGGSAAQRGP
- a CDS encoding cation:dicarboxylase symporter family transporter; translation: MRVHRVVIGLIAGLILGSAIGSSASPVALRVVGFLEPIGQLWLNAIRMTVLPLVISMLFVGVASAKEGDRMGRMGIATVGAYVGLLLFAAAFALLLGPPLIADMHLSAAAVDSLRASANAAATQTATRANQVPGFGAWVTSLIPANAMKSAADGAMLPVVAFTLLFALAARRIDERLRQSLIDVFGAIAGATRAIVHWVMVAAPVGVFVLVLATASRIGSSLIESMIYYVLAYSAAVILFALLLYPIAAFAGRTALPRFTRAALPAQTIAVSSSSSLASLPPLIEGAESLELSAPVIGFVLPLSVSVLRATTPIAWVIGTLFLAKLDGITLGAGTLVVLALTAAALSFATPGVPQGGILLLATMLPSFGVPASGSALLIGADTIPDLFATAANVTADLAAATIVAGRAGGTAPDVAEAPAEAASSDDA